A region of the Oceanihabitans sp. IOP_32 genome:
AAATATATTTTTGTTTTTAGCTTAGATTACAACCTAATTGTGAATAAGATTAGTTCTTTAAGAACGGTAGCACCGCTTTTAAAAATAGTTACCAAACTATCTTATGCCGCTGTGGCTTCAGTAAACAAATTGAAATTAAATAAATTTAGTAAAAAGCTAACGTACCAATATTTTGATACGCTAGATAGCAGCGCTTGGGATTTTATTAAAAAGCATTGTGAAAACGATTTAATACCCAAATCGAAAGCCTATATAAATTGGCAAATCGATAACCAACAATACCTTAAAACCAGTGCTACAAATAAGGCCCCTTACAAATGTTTACTCAGTAGTGTGTCTCACAACATATATAACAGCAATTTTTTAGTAGTAAAGGAAAACAAGAAAATCGGGTTCATCTCTGCTCTCATTAGAGCAGATGAATTCGTATTGCGTTATTTTCTATGCAAGAAAGAAGATTATGATCTCTGTTTAACCGCTGTAATGCATCATTTTATAAAGTCTAAATGCACCTATATTTTAACAGATAACACCGATTTAGGTAAACAAATTCAGAAACAATATATATGTGTTTATACCAACAAAAAACAGCAATATTCTTTAGCGCACCATGCTATTAACTATAATTTTACTAGCGCGCTTATTCAAGATCAAGATGGTAATTTCTCGTAAATTTAGATGGTATGAATTTTATAGACAAACTTAAACACGCCTTTAAAAGTAATCCTTCCCAACCTGCTCTTTGTATTGATGAGGTATTTTATACCTATCAAGAATTATCGGATGCGATTTATAAAATTCGGATTCATATTCAAAACACTATACCTTTTGAAGAAAACTTAATCGGTTTAGTTGCGAATAATGATTTAGAAACTTATGCCTCTATTTTTGCATTATGGTTTGAGAATAAAGCTTATATCCCCGTAAATCCGTTTGCGCCTTTAGAGAGAAATTTGAAGATTTTTAATCAAACTGAAGTTAATACCGTTTTCGATTCCTGCACTAACTCTGGTTTTAATACTTATTTTAATGTTTTTTGTGCATCGAAACAGCACTTAATAGATTCTGAAATAAACTTGGCAAACACCGTTTTTTCTGAAAATGCTATCGCTTATATTTTGTTTACTAGCGGAAGCACGGGCACACCCAAAGGCATCCCAATACGTTTTAAAAATGTAAATGCCCTTTTAAACGCATTCGACAAAGAACCAGCATACCAATTAAATAACACTGATAAATGCCTAATGATGTACGACCTCACTTTCGATGCCTCTTTAACTGCTTTTTTACCCGCATTTTTAGCAGGAGCTTGTTTGTATACTGTACCTGGCGACTCTATAAAGTACTTCTCTATTTTTAAATTATTAAACACATACGAATTAACGGTCTTAAAAATGGTGCCTACCATAATAAACTACCTTCGTCCTTATTTCGCAGAAATAAATGCACCAAGCGTTAGGTACTGTATATTTGGAGGTGGTAAATTACATGAAAATATTGTAAAAGAATGGCTTAAATGCATTCCAAATAGCACGCTGTACAACCATTATGGGCCTACAGAGTGCACAGTTTGCAGCAGCTATTACACTTATAAAACTAACGGCAACAATCAAACTTACAATGGTGTATTACCTATTGGTAAACCTTTAAACGGCATTGATTTTATGCTTTTAAATGATGCCAACCAAAAAGTAAAGGTTGGTGCTCACGGTGAATTATGCTTATCTGGCGACCAGCTTACCACGGGGTATTGGAAAAACGAAGCCCTCAATGCGTTAGCTTTTTTTGAAATGAATAATAAAAGATATTATAGAACAGGAGATATCTGTTACCTTAACGAGGAAGGCGATCTTATGTATGTTGAAAGAAAAGATTTTCAGGTGAAAATTAGAGGTTTTAGAGTCGAACTTGGTGAAATAGAATATCATATTCAAAATAAAATTAAAAATCATATTAGTGTCATAGACATTGATAATAACAACGGAACAAATGAAATTGCACTAATTATTGAAGGCGAAACTATAGACACCAATGATTTGTTTAATTATTTAAAAACAAAACTTCCCAATTATATGATTCCAACTAAAACGTTTTTCTTACCAAAACTTCCACTTAACGACAATGGTAAGCTTGATAGAAAAAAACTAAAAACACTAATAGAATAAATATGACAAAAGAAGCCATTTTAAAAAAAGTTACCCAATCTTTCGTAAAAATACTAGAACACCATAATTTTGTATTAGAAGAATCTACCACAGCTAGCGATGTAGATGGATGGGAATCTATTACCCACATGTTAATTATAACCGATATTGAGACCGTTTTTGGAATTAAATTCAAACTCATGGAATTAATGAATATGAATAATGTAGGAGATTTAATTAACTGTATTTCTACCAAATTAGAACCTTAGCTTTTTGTATAACGTGTAATTTTTATTAAACCATCATTAGTTTTTACCAAAAATTTATCGTCGTAATTTAAAACAATTTTCCCCGAAGGTTCTTTGCAATATGTGTCTAACAGCGGTTGGTGCACGATTTTTTCGGCAGTAAATATTTTATAATTTACATTATCAAACGTAGCAAAACTACCCTGAGAACCAATACCAAAGCTTTTAATACACTTTAGTATCTGGTTAGTATTACAGTTTGTAAAATCGAGCTTTTGCATGCCTTCAGTACGGTTAAAATATGTTGAATTACCACTTTGTTTTCTACCAACATAAGTAAAATTTTTGGCTAGAAGTATTTTCCATGCTTCTTTAAAAACAATACCCTCTAGTTTCATTGCTAGATGATACAACAGACCTAAATCAATATCTGGTGTTAAAGTTTCTTTTTTCTGAAAAATAATAGCTCCAGTATCAATACCATCGTCTATATAATGTGCCGTAGCTCCGTAAAAATTATAATCGTCATAAAAAACTCCATTTAAAGGTGTTTTACCCTGTAAATAAGGAAGATATGTTGGGTGTACATTGATTAAAATTTGCTCTTTTTTGAATTTATGAACAGGAAAAATAATTGGACAACCATTTGAAATGAGAATATCGAAATTTGATTTTATTAATTTTTTTAAAACAATATCCTTATCTTTCATAGTAAAAGTATGGTGAGCTATGCCCTTTTGATCAAGTATTTTAGTTAAAACAGTTTGTTCTAGGGCGTAAATGGTAATACAATCAAGAGAAACCCTATCTAAAAGTTGTTCTAAAACATGAAATCTAGAACCTAAAAAAACAATATTTTTACTATGCTTCATCGTGTGTAGTTTGTACAGTACAATTAACGTTATACCATTGTTATAAATGAAAGATTTAAATAGTTTTAAAATATGAAAACTTCAGCTAATAAAAAAAAAGGTATTGGTTCTTTTTTTAGTTTTATTAATCCTAAATCAGAAACATTATTACCTCATAGCAATACCTTTATTCCAGAGAACTCAGTGTTGTTGTACTCAGGAAGACAGGCGATTAAATATGTTATTAATAGCATTACAAATACCAAAAACATACAAACCATTTGGTTACCAGAGTATTACTGTATGCATGTTACCCTATGGTTAAAAAAAACATATCCCAATATAAAAACTTACAGAGTGGAGCCGTTAAATCCCGATTTTGTGGTGAAAGCGTCTCAATTTGTTAATAAAAACGATATTATCCTTATTAATAATTTCTGGGGAGTGAGTAAATGTTTAGTTGACAAACCAGATGGCCTTGTGGTTATAGAAGATCATTCTCACGGTTGGTTAAGTACAACTTGTATAAATAGTAAAGCAGATTATTGCGTCGCTTCCCTTAGAAAATCTTTACCTATCCCCCTTGGAGGCATCGCCTGGAAACCCGATGGAAAAATTATTAATCGACCAAAATTGTTACCACCAGATCGTTTTGTTTCTATTTGGGATACCATAACGGAAGCCATGACATTAAAACATGATTTCGAGAGCACTTACGAGATTGATAAAAAAGAAAAAAGTTTAGAGCTAATTAACCTTGCGGAAAAACAATTGCATATTAATTTTGATTTAACCCATTTAGAAGATAGTCATAAAAAAAATATTGAAAGTTATATGAATATCAATGTACTAAAATTAAAATCTAAAAATTTAGCCACGCTTAGTACCATGCTAAAACACCACGAAAATTGTGCATATATGGCTTTAAATCCGGATGCTTTTGGACTTATATTACACTTACAAAACGAAACTGTTATGCAGCAACTGCGCTTATATCTTATTAATCATAATATCTATCCGTCGCAACTGTGGCCAGACAATGTATTACGTTATGGCTACTTTTTAAACATACATATTGATTATAGATATGGCGGTGAAGATATGGAATATATTGCTGAAAAATTAAACGCTTTTAGCATTTGAAAATCACAGTATATTTTGTAATTTTTGTAAAACAATCACCGTCTTATAAATGGATAAAACAAATTAATAACAACGTGTTTTTAACTCATTTTTTTAATATCACGACTTTACCAAAGCAAAATAATTAGGTATGTACAAAACCATTTTTAAAAGAATCATAGATATCATATTGTCTGCCATAGGTCTAGTACTACTTGCACCAGCATTCGTTAGTATTTATATCTGTTTGATGTTTTACAATAATGCTAAGCCATTATTTTTTCAGCGTCGACCAGGAAAAAATGAAAAGATCTTCAAAATTATGAAGTTTAAAACTATGACAGACAAAAAAGACGCTAATGGAGAGTTGTTACCCGATGCCATGCGAACAACTCGCTTTGGATCTTTTTTAAGAAAAACATCTTTAGATGAAATACCTCAATTAATAAACGTGTTAATTGGAGATATGAGTTTAATTGGTCCAAGACCTTTACGTGTGCGCTATCTGCCCTACTATACCAAAGAAGAAAAAATTAGGCATACCGTAAAACCAGGAATTACTGGTTTGGCACAGGTTTCGGGCAGAAATGCTATTGGCTGGGATGAAAAACTTCAAAAAGATATTGAATATGTAAACAATTTGTCTTTTACATTAGATGCCAGTATTTTTTTTAAAACTTTATTGAAAGTTATAAAATCTAATGATATTGAAATAAGTGAAACGACCTTAAATTTTGATGAACTGAGAAAACTTAAACAAAATAAAAAATAGTGCTTAGATGGATAGCGTTGTCATTTGTTACGATGCATCGACACTTTTTTTCATTAGTAAATATGTATTTGTTTTATTCAGCAAAAATAAGCGGAACAATTAACGACTAAGCGGCTATTTTTTTCTGTAAATTACGCCAACCTGCCTACTGTAGGCAGGTTGGTGATTTATTAATCATATAGTAAAATGGGTCGGACACTAAAAAATAAACCTTTAGTTTTCTCGGGTAATAGCTCTATACGTGTTTTTACGATAAGCTGGAAAAAAACCAATTTTACGGCCTTTTTTTTCTAAACCACCGTCATCTAACCCGATCTCATCATTAGTTATTTTATCTAACTCGTTGTAAACCGCTTTATTTATAATTTTTCTGCCGGTATAAAACACAAGATCATCATCATTTGGGAAGAAGGATTTTTTGTATTTGTATAAATTATCGAAATCTTCTCTTCCACCACCAAGAACGTAGTATTTAAAATGCTGCAATCGCGCCCATTTCATAACCTCTACTTTCAAAAAATCGTTAGGTCTTAAGCTAAAATAATCCATTATAGTACCTCCTAAATATGAATATAAAGTATTATTAGAAGTTAAAATAAGTTCTGTAGAAATGGCAATACCATCTTTATACACAAAAGCAAAAATAATTTTACCTTCACATAAACGCACAATATTTTTAAAATAACATAAAGAATAAAAATAATCGGTGTTCGCGTTTACACGTCTCATTGTACTTATATAGATGTCGTAAAATCTCTCGATATCTTCATCTTTAACATTATTATAGACAATATGACTTTTTAAATTATTATTAACCGCTTTTCTATAATTATTTCTAACTTTTTGCTTTAAAGAAGCCCACTGTTGCTCATAATCTAATAAACGGCCTCTTACATTAGACAGTGTTGGTATTAATGTTCCAGAATAAAACTGACAATTATTGTTGAGACTAAATCTTATAAACTCTGAAACCACATTGTTTTCTTTATACCAAGAATCTATTAATTCCCAAAATTTTAAAAGATACCCGCGCGACATGTCTTTGTTAAACAATGGCCCGCTATAACCATACGGAGAGATAACATCGTAATAAATCGTGTTTCGAAGCTTATATGGAATTTCCCTTAAAACAAAAGGCATTAATATTAAAACCTTATCCTCAACTTTTAGTGTAAAATACCTTAAGCCATCGTATGTAGATTCATTTTTTTCGGGAGTTAAAAACATGAAAAAAGGATTGACAACCTCGAAGCCATTTACAGTGTCTTTATACACATTAAAATCGTATTCATTTTGTATTTTATGTACTACTAACTCCATAGTATTTACCAAATTTTTAAAATAATAAATCTCTTATTTCGGTTAAACTCCTTATTTTAAATGTGGGTTTCTTGTAGGGAAGCGTATTGAAGGACTGTGGATGAATATTAACCCCGTTATCCAATAAACAAATACTTGTCCACCCCAATTTATTAGGTGCTTCAAAATCTTTGCTCGTATTATCTCCTACATATACATATTTGTAATGACTCCCATATTTCTCAACAAAATATTTAAAATTATTTATGTTTGGTTTCTCAGATCCGAATGCTTCAGAAATCACGATATCATCAAAATAATCGTTTAAACCCAAAGCTTCAATTTTATGTTGTTGCTGAATGCATCTGCCGTCGGTAATCAATCCAGTTTTATACACGCTTTGTTTTATATTATCTAATAGCATTTTATTAGAATCGGTTAAATATATATTTGGTTTATGATTTCTATATCTTTTAATCAAATCGTTAACAACAACGCCTTGTATATTATTTTTAAAGATTACGGTTTCAAAAACATTTTTTTTCTCTTGATAGGCCAAAATCATTTCAGCCAAAATTAACTTCGCTGTTTTATTTGTTTTCTTCGAAAGAAAATCAGCAATATCTTTAAAAGCAGATTTTAAAAAATCTATTTCTTTATACAGTGTATCGTCCAGATCAAATACTATAATTAAATCAGTCTTTATAATCATCAACTAATATTTCATTATCATATCTCAGCATTAATAAATTTGATTTCCAATCGTCGTAAAATTCAATGGCTTCATTAAAAAAATATTCTTTAATAATCCACTGTGGAAAATTTGCACCCGCCAGATAAGTTAAAGGATACCCCCCTCCAAATCTCGCATTTATCTCAATACCGTAAATTTCATTCGTTTCAATATGCTTAAAAAACTGAGCCGTTAAACAGCCAAGGGCTCCATCAATATGATATAAGTGTTGTTTAATAAAATCTACTAAAATATTTTTTTTAGTAACACCTTTATTAACTTCTCCATCTCTTACTTCTATACGTTTTCTGGGAATTACCGACTTTAAATTACTCTTTTTGTCGTAGTAAAGATCGCAAGTATACTCCTCGTATTTATCGTGATCTAAATATTCTAAAAACATTAAGTTTTTATTGGTAAAGTGGTATTCTGTTAGGTCTTCTTGATTTTTAATTATAAAATTATCCACACTTCTACTGCCATTATAGGGTTTTATAAATAGCGGCAACTTATAATTATATTTTGAATATTCTTTTGCAACATTAATGTTGTGTTCAACAAAAAAAGCATTCATCTTTCTTTTGTCTCTGCAAATGCTGATGAATGCCGTTGAGGAAACTACTGGAAAAATACCGTTTTTTATGAATTTTTTTTTATTTTCAGCTAAAAGCAGAAGTTCTGTATCGATGGTGGGAATTAAAACTTTTATGTTATTATTCTTACATATTTCCAATAATTCCTTTAAATAGCTTTGGTGACTCACTAAAGGAAGTTGGAACGCCAGGTCGGAAACATGGCAAGCTGCAGAAAGGCCAGTGTTAAAATCTGTTGTCATAACCTTTCCTTCTGGCACCATTTTTTTTAGTTCTTTTTGAAAGGCTTTAACTAAAGAAACGCGCCTTCCAGCAGAGGTTATTAAGATATTCATTGTGGTTTATAAACAGGTTAAAATATACATTTGATGTGGTTAAATTAAAGAAAAAAAACTGTAATTTAATAGAAATTAGATAATAAACCATTTTTAAAGTTATCCTGTCATACAAAAACTAACGGCGCTGTGTTTCGGGCTTTAAATAATTTATAACATATGGAATTTCACAAAATCAAAAGCCAAAAAAAGCCCTAAAAAAGGGCTTTTTGCAATATTCTATGTAAATTGATTTTATAACTCATTAAAAATAGAGTGCATTAATCGTTTTTTATCATTTAAACTCTCTTCAAGTGAGATCATCGTTTCAGTTCTGTAAACTCCCTCGATATCATCCAGCATAAAAATTACTTCTTTTGCATGCTCGGTACTTCTTGCTCTAATTTTGCAAAAGATATTAAACTTCCCCGTTGTAATGTGCGCTACGGTAACAAAAGGAATTTCGTTAATACGTTCTAAAACAAACTTAGTTTGGGATGTGTTTTTTAAAAATACTCCAACGTAAGCTATAAATGAATACCCCAATTTTTTGTAATCTAAATTTAAGGAAGAGCCTCTAATAATACCAGATTCCTCCATTTTTTTTACACGCACGTGAACGGTCCCCGCTGAAATTAATAATTTTTTGGCAATGTCTGTAAAAGGAATTCTTGTGTTGTCGATTAACATATCAAGAATTTGATGATCAATTTCGTCTAATTTAATTTTCCCCATAATTAACGTTTGTTAAATAAAGTGCAAAAATAGCATATAATTATTACAAAATAACCATTATTTATGGATAAAACTGTTAAAACAATGCAATTTTATTATTATTTATGACTACGAAATCGTTTGCGTTAAAAACTTTTAAACCATTTCCATGCTCATCGGTCACGCTCATGTAATTCGCATCTAACTCCTTATGAGCAAAATAATTAGTTAAATCGTCAATTTTTTCAACTGTGGGTATAAACTCTATTTTATTATTAATTAATTTTTCCTGATACATAAAAGCAATATCCTGGGTTGTCTGCTCAGTTGTTTTAACGTTTCGTATAATAACATCAAAGAAACACTTTTCGTTTTCAGGAATACCTAAATATCCCTCATAAGAACTCCCATTTACCTCATTTTTGGCAATGTAGTCTAAAGATTCTAATAGTGCTATGTAAATAAACTCACGTGTTTTATCGCGACTATAATCCCGCTTATAATGACCTGCTTCAAACAAAATAGTAGGCACATTTTCACTTTGAAACATGTCACCTACACAGTTTAAATTAAAAGCATCATCATAAACACCAACTTGATTGGGAATTAGCTTTTGAAGCTTGGTATTCATAACAGCAATTACCTCCATAGCCATTTTTCGGTTCGCTGTAAGTTTACAACTTTTGTCTTGAGCAGGCGAAAGAAAGGAGACTGTAGCAGAACGGCCGGTGTTTCCCGCCCCAAAAATAGTGCGTTGCCCATGCAGATTATAGCAAAAATGAGGTTTAAAATTGTTAAAAACCGACCTTAAAATTACACTCTCTGGTTGCGACAAGTTTTGAGCATCTCGATTTAAATCGACTTGATTAGCGTTTAGCCTAGTATAGACCAGCGCGCCATCTGGGTTTAAAATAGGTATAATGTATAAGGTACAAGACTCTAAAATATGAGCTATTTGAGTTTCTGTACTTGAAAGCGTATTTAAAAGATCAAAAAGCGCTTTTGTGGTTGTCGATTCATTACCGTGCATTTGCGACCACATTAAAACTTTTTTATTTCCAGTACCAATTTTAATGACATGAATAGGATTGCCCAATACAGAAGTGCCTTTAATATCTGCACGCCATTCTTTATGTCGTGATTTAATTAAAGGCTCAATATGATGATGCGTTATATAGCGATCGCTTAATCGTTTTTCTCTATGTTTTAAAAACAGTGCTTTAATATGCTCGATGTTCATACTTTTTGTTTAGGATACAAATGTAAACAATAACTAATTTACAAATGTAAACAATAAATTAGGAACATGATGTTTACAAAACCAACCTATATTTAGGTCGTATATGTGCGTTTAAGCAATATTATCTTTCGCAGTATTATTTATATCACTATTTACTGTTTATCAGTGCATTAATATCTTTGAAATGAAGTATTAATTTAAATTGTTTTAACTAGTTTAACCTAATATTTCTTTTATTGCGTTTAATTTGTTACATTTGTAACATATTTACAACACACAACTTGTTTACAATGATAAACAGCGAGGCTTTTGCTAAACGACTTCAAAAAGTAATAGATTATTATGGTGAATCTGCATCTTCTTTTGCAGAAGAAATAGGTGTACAACGCTCAAGCATATCTCATATTCTATCTGGAAGAAATAAACCGAGTTTAGATTTTGTTTTAAAAATACTCGCCTCTTTTCCCGAAGTTGAATTGTATTGGCTTTTAAACGGGAAAGGTCATTTTCCTCCAAAAGCTCAAGAAGAACCTATACACCATAAGGCTCCAGAATTAAAGTTTGAAGAAATTACTAAACCTGAAACAACCCTTGACAAACAGATTGAGCGTATTGTTATTTTCTATAGAGACGGAAGTTTTAAAAATTTTGAGAACTAATACCAAATTAACAAAACGACATTTAAAAATTAAATTGGTAGAATATCCTCATTCTTTAGTAGCTTTGCTTTAAAATTTATGTTATGCGTGTACTGTTTTTTGTATTGATGCTTGGCCTTTTTGGCTGTTACGAAACTTCTAGAGATTGTAAAGATTATAAAACAGGAGCATTTTACAGCGAAGTTGTTATAGACAACATTCTTTATAAGTCGACGTTTGAAAGAACTGATGATATCCAAATTGAAACCTATAACAAGAAAATTGATTCGTCTAAATTACGATGGATAAATGATTGCGAGGTTATTTTTAAAACTATAAATCCTAAAAATAGGGCTGAAAAAAAGGATATTCATCTCAAAATTTTAACGACCACCGATTCGTCCTACACGTTTGAATATTCTTATGTTGGCGAATCTTTAAAACAAAAAGGTGTTGCTTATAAAATTAAAAAGTAAAACCAAATAAAACTATGAGGTCGAGATTTAAGGTCAATTTTTTCAATAAATTCGCAGATTAAACTAAAAAATAGTTCAAGAAAAGGTGGCTTCAATCGAACGGATATAAAAACGACTCTACTGCAGTAAACTTTATATTATTCTGTTCTAAAACTTCGTAAGTTAAAAAGATTTCTCCCCAATATATACCATCAGAAAAATCAGCAATAATCCATTTGTGGTTTAATAACTTTACGGTGTTAATCATCATTTTTTTTCCTTCATTTGCCGAAAAAGGTACAATAGGATGTTCGCCAGTAACCGCATTTAATCTATACAACTCATCTTTAATAAAAGGGATTAATTCTGAAACTTGGTATCCTTCATTTTCAAAATAACTAATAGCGTCTTCATTTCTTTCTAAATTAAAATGCGACAGTTTTAATATATCATCCTGCAAAACCGCCACAGAGTCCTTGTATTTTTGCGATTGTTCTCTATATAAATCTAATTTAATGTTTAATTTATCGAATGTTCGCTTAGCATTAACGTATTGGAACAACACTAACAAGGCGGTAAAAACAAACAGATACATTAAGATTTTTTGCTTCATTTTTTAATTTTTATTTTGACTATGGTCAATTTGAGAATCGTACTATTTTAGTTTTAACTCTGTTAAATACTGTTTTTAAATATCTAATTGCAAACCATCGTAAGCTAAGTGAACATTTTGTGGTAATGTTTTCTCTACTTCATCATGGAACCCTAAAAGATGGCTAATATGAGTAAAATACGCTTTTTCTGGTTTTACTTTTTCAACAAAGGCCAAAGCTTCATCTAGATTAAGATGTGAAATATGCGGTTCTATACGCAGCGCATTAAGAACTAGAACTTTTAGATTCTTTAGTTTTTCAAGCTCTTGATCATCAACAGTCTTAATATCAGTTAAATACGCAAAATTATTAAATCTATACCCGTAAACTTGAACGAAATAATGGTCGGCGTTAATAGGTATCACATCCATTCCTGACAAATTAAAGGGTTTGTTTTCTATGCTATTAGTAATTATTGTGGGCGATCCTGGGTATTTGTTTTCCTTAACAAAAATGTAGGCAAACCTGTTTTTTATGGATTCTATAACACGCTCATGTGCGTAAATTTGCATGTCCCCGTTCATATAACACAAGGGTCTAATATCGTCTATGCCAGCAACATGATCGGCATGTTCGTGAGTAAATAAAATACCGTTAATTTTCTCGCATCCGCAATTAAGCATTTGTTGCCTAAAGTCTGGACCGCAATCTATCACGTAAGCAAAATCGTTCCATTCAATTAGAACAGAAACTCGTAAGCGTTTATCTTTTGGATTATCACTTAAACAAACCGGATGCTTACACCCTATTACTGGAATACCCTGAGATGTACCTGTGCCAAGAAATGTGATTTTCAAAATGCCATTTATTTAAACACAAAAATAAGCTTATTTTTTTATTTGCTTTGGTTATTTGGTATCTTTGTGTATATCAGTAATCACTAAAACAAACAAATGGAAATCACCCTTAAAGGAGATAAAAAGTTTGATGATGTACCTTCATTAAAAACTAAAGCTTTACGTATAAATTTAAACGAAAATATTTATGGTTCTTTTGCCGAGATTGGTGCTGGACAAGAAACCTGTCGTCATTTTTTTAGAGCTGGCGGGGCTTCTGGAACTATCGCGAAAGCCATGTCTGCTTATGATAAAGATTTTAGTGATGCCGTTTATGGTATAGAAGACGATAAGCGTTACGTTACAGAATCTCGTTTGCGCAAAATGTTGGCCTACGAGATGGAACTGATTGAGCAACGTATTAAGAGAGATAAACACCCGAATAAAATATTCTTTTCTTATGCCAATACCGTAGCAACAATAGATTTTGCTAAAAAATTTAAAGGACACGGCTGGGTAGGTATTAAGTATCAAATAGACCCTAAGGGCGGTTATAACGATATCATTCTTCATATTCGTTTTAAAGAAACAGATACACGATTACAGCAAGAAACATTAGGAGCTTTGGGTACTA
Encoded here:
- a CDS encoding M14 metallopeptidase family protein; protein product: MNIEHIKALFLKHREKRLSDRYITHHHIEPLIKSRHKEWRADIKGTSVLGNPIHVIKIGTGNKKVLMWSQMHGNESTTTKALFDLLNTLSSTETQIAHILESCTLYIIPILNPDGALVYTRLNANQVDLNRDAQNLSQPESVILRSVFNNFKPHFCYNLHGQRTIFGAGNTGRSATVSFLSPAQDKSCKLTANRKMAMEVIAVMNTKLQKLIPNQVGVYDDAFNLNCVGDMFQSENVPTILFEAGHYKRDYSRDKTREFIYIALLESLDYIAKNEVNGSSYEGYLGIPENEKCFFDVIIRNVKTTEQTTQDIAFMYQEKLINNKIEFIPTVEKIDDLTNYFAHKELDANYMSVTDEHGNGLKVFNANDFVVINNNKIALF
- a CDS encoding helix-turn-helix domain-containing protein, yielding MINSEAFAKRLQKVIDYYGESASSFAEEIGVQRSSISHILSGRNKPSLDFVLKILASFPEVELYWLLNGKGHFPPKAQEEPIHHKAPELKFEEITKPETTLDKQIERIVIFYRDGSFKNFEN
- a CDS encoding DNA topoisomerase IV: MRVLFFVLMLGLFGCYETSRDCKDYKTGAFYSEVVIDNILYKSTFERTDDIQIETYNKKIDSSKLRWINDCEVIFKTINPKNRAEKKDIHLKILTTTDSSYTFEYSYVGESLKQKGVAYKIKK
- a CDS encoding hydrolase — encoded protein: MKQKILMYLFVFTALLVLFQYVNAKRTFDKLNIKLDLYREQSQKYKDSVAVLQDDILKLSHFNLERNEDAISYFENEGYQVSELIPFIKDELYRLNAVTGEHPIVPFSANEGKKMMINTVKLLNHKWIIADFSDGIYWGEIFLTYEVLEQNNIKFTAVESFLYPFD
- a CDS encoding MBL fold metallo-hydrolase — encoded protein: MKITFLGTGTSQGIPVIGCKHPVCLSDNPKDKRLRVSVLIEWNDFAYVIDCGPDFRQQMLNCGCEKINGILFTHEHADHVAGIDDIRPLCYMNGDMQIYAHERVIESIKNRFAYIFVKENKYPGSPTIITNSIENKPFNLSGMDVIPINADHYFVQVYGYRFNNFAYLTDIKTVDDQELEKLKNLKVLVLNALRIEPHISHLNLDEALAFVEKVKPEKAYFTHISHLLGFHDEVEKTLPQNVHLAYDGLQLDI